CTCACAAGGGCGAACCGATGCCGTTCGCCGTGGTTACGTTCTGGCCGGCGAACCAGCAGTTCGTTCCGGCGATGAAGTCGCGCGCCACGGCCGACAAGGACGGCAACTACGAACTGACGACCTACGAACTCAACGACGGCGTGCCGGAGGGCGAATACGCGGTCATCCTGTACGTGCCGCTCAAGCAGCCGGACCCCTACGAACTGGAAGGGCCTAACCCACCGGACCGGCTCAACCACGCCTTTTACGATCCGGCAAAATCGAAACTCCGGTTCACGGTGCGCCCGGAACCGAACACGATCGACATCAAGCTCCCCTAACCACGAGGCCTGCCGTGAAGACGTCCCCGCGCCGCGGAGCGACCGCCATCGAGTTACTCGTGTTGGGCACGCTCGCTACTTTTGCCATCGGGCTAACGGTGCCCGCGATTCAAAAGGCCCGGGCCGCAAGTGCGCGCACGAAGTGTGCGGACAACCTCCGACTGCTCGGGACCGGATCGCGTGAATACGCTGCGGCCAACGACGACATGCTGCCGCGCAACAGCGGCCCCACGCCCGCGGGGAGCTGGAACACGCAGATCCTCCCCTTCATTGGCGAAAAGGAACTGGCCCAGAAGTACACGGACGGGCGCGACTGGTGGGACGCGGGCGAGAACGGCAACCGGACGGTGGCTCAAGGTCGCGTGGCGGCGTTCGTGTGCCCGGCCGCGCCGAACCCGGACCGCTGGGTTCTGACGCGCGATCCGGACAACGAGTCCAAGAGCTTCCGCGCCGCGCCCACGGACTACGTCGGGGCCGCGGGCGCGTACTACGAGAACAACGATCAGAAGAACCTGCACCCCGGCGCGATGCACACGCGCACGGTCACCCGGCGGTTGCGCACCTCGGACATCGCGGACGGCACCGCGCAAACGGTCCTCGTCGTGGAGATGGCCGACAAGCCGAATCACTGGCACGCGGGCAAACTGGGCGAAAACCGGCTGGAGAAGCCGCAGATGACGGCGCTCTCGGGCCAGTGGGCGGCGCCGAACTGGAACCACCTCCGCTCTCACTCAACTGACGGAAAAACGCAGTTCGGGCCGTGTGCGGTGAATTGCAGCAACCAGGCTGCGATCTACGGCTTCCACGAGGGCGGTGCGAACGTGCTGTTCGTCGACGGCTCGGTGCGGTTCCTGAAGGCCGGGATGTCGCAAGAAATGCTGATCGCGCTCGTGAGCATCGCGGGCGGCGAAGTCCTGGCTCCGAACGACTTTTAAATCACATCGAGACAATAATCATGCCACGCCGTTTCGCCTTTACGCTGATCGAACTCCTGGTGGTGATTGCGATCATTGCGATTCTCATTGGTTTACTCCTGCCCGCGGTCCAAAAGGTCCGTGAGGCCGCAGCCCGAATGCAGTGCAGTAACAACCTCAAACAGATCGGCCTCGCGTGCCACAATTACGCCAGCGCCAATAACGACCTGCTGCCCAACAACTTCAACATCCAGCCGGTCGCCGGGAGCAGTCCGCCCTCGAACAACATCATGACCCCGATCGGGAGCTGGAACACGGTATTGCTCCCGTACATCGAGCAGAACAACGTCTACACGCAGTTCGATCTGAAGTACGACTGGTACGACAACACGAACTCGAACAACTGGAAGGCCGCGACCGCCGTGATCCGCACCTACCTTTGTCCCAGTGCGCCCAAGAGCACGGGGCGCGTGGTGCAGAGCCTTCACAACGGGCAGCAGTTCGCGGCCGGGGCTACCGACTACTGCGGGGTGCCCGCGGCGTACCTGAACAACACCCAGAACACCAACCTCTTTGCCGGGGCGATGAACACCCGGTTCGGGTCGTCCAAGATCCGTCTGACGGACATCACCGACGGGACGTCTAACACGCTGGTCGTGGTCGAGATGGGTGACAAGCCGAGCTCCTGGCGCGCGGGCAAGCAGATCACCGATAACTCCGCGACCGTGTACACCGTCACCAACAGCACGATCGGCTCGGGGCAGTGGGCCGCGCCCAACTGGAACCACCTCCGGACGCACACCTTCGACGGGGTGACGCAGTTCGGCGAGTGCGCCATCAACTGCAGCAACGGGGCGGCGATTTATTCGTTCCACACGGGCGGGGCCAACGTCGCGTTCTGCGACGGGTCGATTCGGTTCCTCAAACAATCCGGAACGCCCCAAGCGCTGATGGTGGCGATGGTCAGCATCGCGGGTTCGGAAGTGATCTCCGGCGACTGAATCGCGTTCCAACTTGCGTGTTTTTGTTTCTCACCGGAGGGGGTATCGTTGAGCACTCGGGCGCGAACTATTGGGATCGTCGTTATCAGTGTTTCGGTTTTCGGACTCCTGAGTGGGTGCGGGAAGGAACCGACACTGGACGGTGCGCTGCCGGTCCACCCGGTGTCCGGAGCGCTGACGTTTAAGGGCGCCCCTATGCAAGGGGCGATTATTACGTTCTACCCGCTCAACCCGAAGGGTAAGTACGACCCCGCACCGACTGGAAAGGTCGATGAGAACGGCCGATACACGCTGACCACTTACGCGAGCAACGACGGTGCGCCGACCGGAGAGTACCGCGTGACCGTGTATTGGCCCGGTAAGCGGCGCGGGACGCCGAACGACGACGGCGACCTCCCGCCCGATCAGCTCAAAGAGGTCTTCGCGGATAAGAAAAGCTCGAAATTGCGGGCCGTTGTTGACGCGAAAGAGAACACAATCGATTTCGCGTTCCCGCAACTCTGATTGAAACAGGCGGACCTGCCGGGACATCCCGGTTTGACTGTTCCCAAATTCCTTCGACCCCGAGAGGCGCAATGACTCGTTCCCTCGAACTGACCCGCCGCGGGTGGCTCAAGTCCGCGGCGCTCGGTATCGGTGCCGCGACCGGCTCGATGTCCGGCTGGCTGCGCGCGCTCGCGTCCGAGGCGCCCAAGAAACCCGCTAAGTCCGTTATCGTGCTGTGGCTCAAC
This region of Gemmata massiliana genomic DNA includes:
- a CDS encoding DUF1559 domain-containing protein, which codes for MPRRFAFTLIELLVVIAIIAILIGLLLPAVQKVREAAARMQCSNNLKQIGLACHNYASANNDLLPNNFNIQPVAGSSPPSNNIMTPIGSWNTVLLPYIEQNNVYTQFDLKYDWYDNTNSNNWKAATAVIRTYLCPSAPKSTGRVVQSLHNGQQFAAGATDYCGVPAAYLNNTQNTNLFAGAMNTRFGSSKIRLTDITDGTSNTLVVVEMGDKPSSWRAGKQITDNSATVYTVTNSTIGSGQWAAPNWNHLRTHTFDGVTQFGECAINCSNGAAIYSFHTGGANVAFCDGSIRFLKQSGTPQALMVAMVSIAGSEVISGD
- a CDS encoding carboxypeptidase regulatory-like domain-containing protein, coding for MSTRARTIGIVVISVSVFGLLSGCGKEPTLDGALPVHPVSGALTFKGAPMQGAIITFYPLNPKGKYDPAPTGKVDENGRYTLTTYASNDGAPTGEYRVTVYWPGKRRGTPNDDGDLPPDQLKEVFADKKSSKLRAVVDAKENTIDFAFPQL
- a CDS encoding DUF1559 family PulG-like putative transporter produces the protein MKTSPRRGATAIELLVLGTLATFAIGLTVPAIQKARAASARTKCADNLRLLGTGSREYAAANDDMLPRNSGPTPAGSWNTQILPFIGEKELAQKYTDGRDWWDAGENGNRTVAQGRVAAFVCPAAPNPDRWVLTRDPDNESKSFRAAPTDYVGAAGAYYENNDQKNLHPGAMHTRTVTRRLRTSDIADGTAQTVLVVEMADKPNHWHAGKLGENRLEKPQMTALSGQWAAPNWNHLRSHSTDGKTQFGPCAVNCSNQAAIYGFHEGGANVLFVDGSVRFLKAGMSQEMLIALVSIAGGEVLAPNDF